The following is a genomic window from Strix uralensis isolate ZFMK-TIS-50842 chromosome 3, bStrUra1, whole genome shotgun sequence.
CTGATAAAGAGGCACATGAAATTGCATCAAGTCCTGTATTTTTTGAATGGACTTCAGCTGCCTGTGAACCAAGGATTCAAGCTAGAAAGCCAGCTCAGCCCTGAAACAACACAGCTTTAAACCCTTGGCACAGACTTCCAAGGACACTGCTACGCCCTGAAAAAGCGCTGTGCGAAAGTCTGTGTAGTATAACCATACAAGGTACAAAAGGTAAAGTTACAAACAGAAGCAGGAGAGTGAGATGAGGATCACTGCTGCCTCgattcaaacagaaaatgttaacaccaaaaaaatttaaaatatcttcaagggaaaaacaaaacaacagaaaaaacagcaagttCGTACAAAACAGCAACTCAGTAACATCCAGGCTATGTTCCAGGGAGCAGCAAAGAACAACCCGTCCCCTCCTGACCAACTGTTGCCCAGCCAAGAAAGACTCTTCATGTGCTCTAGGGGGGTGGCACGCATACTAGTGCTTTACCTCGCAGCTCGTTAGAGGAAGAGCATGCTAGGGAGTAAATAATTGGTTTATGCTTTTAAGCTAGATACATCTGTCTGCAGAGCCTCGTCGTGCACATGTAAGGATGCCCAAATAGAGattcagaaaaagacagaaataatctGTAAGTATAATACATTTAAGCCATGGGTTTGAGAAAGATCACAGAATTAGGTCCTTAATTTCAATGCACAATTATATTTAACTTTGAACAACAAGAGTATATAGACTTTCAGGCAGTAAGTTCTGAAGGCTTCCCAGGTATTTAAATGGTGTATTTATGTAAAATGCTAGGAGCTATCAGCCACTAAGCCAGGTTTAAAAAGTAGGATCTGCTCTTTGAGGAGTCTTAAAGAAGACAGCAAAGATACTCAGTACTGAAACCAGTCAAATATTATTTCATGGCCCTCCTTTCACGTTGCTGAATGCTGGCTCCATCATACAGTTCTGGAGTTGTCTTGCCTTCTGGAACGTAGGTGTGTGGGGCCAGGGGAGTGGGGAGAGGGTGGAAACCTGTACCCCACTTTACTGTCTTTGTGGACTACTGGTGAGTTATCACTTACCTTTTCATAAACAGGAAAGTACCTGGTTGTAGCTCTTTCAATGATTAAGGCaagattcttttcttttgtgtCAGCTGGTTGAAAAGGGAGATACATGATCATTCCCATCAAGTCTGTTGTTCCCTCCACGTACATATCAATcctgaaacaaacatttttatttcacatttatcaTTTGAACATTCCATTCTGGTTATTTTCCTGAAGTACAATACCGAAGTGATCACCGAGTAAAATGCTTATTAGTGAATGTAACATGAGACActagtttgttttcttgttcttccaCTTTAATTCCAGGTCAGTTTTTTCAAAGCACAGATCTTTATAAACAGGCTCACAATGTCTCCAAGAAGCAAGCTATAAATAAGAGTCTACAACTAATGTATTTAAAGTGAAGTTCACACTGTTTTCCATTGTTAACCTATTCATCTAGGCTGTGGGAGAAAAGACCACATATACAAACCGcgctagagaaaaaaaaaatagctttgaggTCTAATCATGAAAGGGTGCCAAAAATGACTGACAATTGCCAGTTCAGACATGCCAGTAATCCCCACAATCTCTGGAGTTGCCCCTCCATTATCACAGAATAAACCCTTTACAGTAAGTGGTAGTCAGTTAGGTTAAGGACTTAACTGAATTTTTGCATGACTTCTTTTGTAAAGAAAGAGTAAacaaagatttttgcttttgcattaGCCCTTTAATTATGACAATAGAAAGTATCCACAGCTTACGTAGTAAAGCAATACTAGGAAAATATTGGTTTAGCTTTCAGTGGCATTAAGCCACTGAacataccttttttaaaattagctaTGAAAGattctttacattttcaaaacgggacttcatttttttttctaggcagCTGTagtttttcttactgttttccatgttaaggagaaaaaaagaaaaggcatacTTAGCCTTTGTTATTGTATTAAGGTCCTGCAGTTGCCCAGAAACTTAATGCACTTCTGGTCTCTGGTCTCTGTAAAATCAAAGGAGCCTGAAGGTGGCCATAACCTTCTCACTATGTTGTCAATTAACAATCATTCATCAATCTCAAAGTCCATTCACCCAATCCCTGTATCTGAGGAGACAAAGCACTGGCAGATATGCATGCACCTTTACATGCTGATATTTCAGAGCAATATTCTtctcataaatattaaaaatcatgGAAGAGTATTAGTAAGGACAGTATGCACTGTTAACATACCAGGCTCTCTCCTTCAGGTCTTTTCCATAGAGGTTGTACTTTGCTGCTATGTAGCTGAGGATGGCTCTGGTCTGCACCATCTTCATCCCATCGATCTCCACCATGGGCACTTGCTGGAACATCAGGACTCCatctagggaagaaaaagaagcaaactgTTCAGACTGCTGCAGTACTACACTGAATCTGAGAAAGAGACCTGGTAACACATCCAGTTCTGAATGAGGAAGGCGTTTGCAAGCAAGCAGGTCTCTCAAATCTTCTCTtaattgatacagagaaatgattacttgttttgagacttagttacttatttacttatagcaaactgcttagcaacttatttacttacttatagcaacttatagtattacttatagtatttttgaattttgctaagaatcctgcttgcccaggctgttctgtggaattttaccaaggactactgtgttcattgaaacaaagcagtttactgtgaaaatctaccaagaactgcagtgttcagcaaaatatcatgtttttgtccttgggaaacagatgtgctctaactagttgggtcttggtaatgagtaaagatagccatatatggatggtagaagttccattggttctcttagataagatagaatgagtaaaccggctgaaaaaacactcttgttattcaagaaattgcacatgctctggggaaaagtacaaggtgagaaagactatgagccttcctcccaaagaccccctaaaacgcccaccaggaggcaatgcacaggtgcaaagataacataaactgctgacaccaaccttttgaactaacccagccttactcatgcatatgtatgtttgtgttatgtaatccaatgaatatgtatattcacactctgtaagtttttggtaaaatgtgcggtgggtgtgcaagctttgtggagaaatccccttgcaccctggcatcggagtaaacatacctgctttataactctattcgagttgtagggtctgttttccgcaagtcattACAGGTCACATCGTATTGGAGGTCTTACAAAAATCTCACCTGTTGTCCGTTTGTTATATCGGTGTGAATTTATGTTTAGGGTAGTTTACAGACTCACCATTACGTAATTTTTCTAGGTCTTCCTTTGTTTCTATGAAttcttcctcaaactgaaaagcaaagataGAAAAACAACACTGTGTCACTCCAAAGGCAATGGGGAAGTGGAAGGGAGTCTGAAGTTAAGACTGCACCTCTCCACACTATTCCCCATACTTCTCATGATTGCATTGACCCCCTACTCCTATTCTTCATCTCTGCTCCAGCAAATAACCCAGGACTATAGTGTCCCCAACCCCACAGTAATGTACTATGCTTTACACTTCAAAAACAGCTTCCTTCATTATAAAGACCAGTCTACTTGCCTGCACAATTACCAGACACAAAATCATTCAGCTGATGCCATGTGAAACACTGAGAAATGTTTAATAAGCTGTGCCTCTGTTACACAACAtttatcttcctcttttcccctgctggtatttttttttaaatgagaaggaCATTTGAATGAGGGCAAGATCTTTGTTTCCTCAGCACTCgtgctctgcagcttctctgTCAGCAACATTCACAAGTGAGCACCatttaaaaagccttttatttcCAATGTAGTATAAATAGTTTCTGGGAAACCAGTTCCAAAGTACCCGTATTCAATCAAAAATTGCATGAAGAAATTAAGATGCCTTAGGATGGTTTTCACCCGATGTGAATCTCCCCCACTGCCTTCAGGGCAGCTTTGCTGATTTATCCTATTCAGGTCCTcaccaaaagaacaaaaagcactTTGGTTGGAGATAATGTTCTAAAGCTTTTCATGTGGCACACAAGgcctttcagtgaagaacaatCATGAGACACAGAGAACTAATGAGCACTCAGAAAAAGCCAGAGACACACAGTTTGGGACTCTAGCAACAACTTAACATCTCAGCTTAAAGTACATTTGAAAAAGGACACTTAACAATTCTCTTTGTATGTTAAAATCCTTTAACTGGGCAACTGTTGCTCAAGGAATACATCAAATAAATACAACATGATAGAGTGCATCACTGAATCTAAGTATTCTGCATCACAACATATGATGTTGTGCATATCTCTAAGCATAGATATAACTGGGAAAACTTTCCAACTTATTTTAATCACAGGTTTATCGGATCAtcttataaaaaaaaaggtacagacCTCAACCCCAGCTGCTGCTAACAGCCATCGGATTGACTCCATCTTCCCCCTTCCTTTGGTATAGTGCAGCTTGGGTTTCCCCGCCATGATTTCAGAGTTCTTGTTTCCTGATAAATTCAAGAAGACAATCTTACAGGAAGCATGTTTTAAATTAGCATTTAAAATGTCCCACTCCAAACTACTAAATACAGCTGGATGAATGTGAAAGTAGAAGGGCAATCAAGACATAGATACTTGGGCTTGATGCAACCATGTTTCATGTgaattagtgaaaaaaaaagtacacactCCCAGGGTAATATGCAGCTATTCAAAAAGGAATCATGACAGAATGTAATAAGCATCTACTAAATCATATAcgtatctttaaaaatattagagCTCATGAGTTTTACTACCAAAACAGAATTcctgaataaataaatttttaaactaGTTGTGATGCAATCTCTTCAGTAGGTGTTGGGTTTTGTGACAGCAGCCATGTCATACCAGACTTGAAAATGTACTATATCAAATGAGTTGCCTCTCAAGAACTCCAACCAAGAAACACCGGCATTATCTTCACCTCTGTTATTATGACATTTCAGAGCCCCATGCTGTTGTGCCTTTATGAATACGAGCTTGTAACAGCAATATATG
Proteins encoded in this region:
- the LOC141940593 gene encoding glutathione S-transferase, whose product is MAGKPKLHYTKGRGKMESIRWLLAAAGVEFEEEFIETKEDLEKLRNDGVLMFQQVPMVEIDGMKMVQTRAILSYIAAKYNLYGKDLKERAWIDMYVEGTTDLMGMIMYLPFQPADTKEKNLALIIERATTRYFPVYEKALKDHGHDYLVGNKLSWADIHLLEAILMAEECKPDILSAFPLLQAFKGRTSNIPTIKKFLQPGSQRKPPTDEKFVAVVRKIFNI